The sequence GGGCGACCTACCTCGCCGAGGCCTCGCGGCGCCGCGCCGTCCCCATGGGCTGGGTCGGGTGGCAGGCCGATTTCCCCGACCCGGCGAGCGTCTTCGAGCCGACGCTCTCCACGCGCGCCATCCGCGACGAGGGCTCGCAGAACTACGCCTTCTTCAGCGACGAGGAGCTCGATCGCACGCTCGACGCCGCCCACGCCGAGCAGGATCGCGCGCGGCGCCTCGCGCTCTACGACCGCGCCGAGCGCATCGTCCGCGACCGCGCGCCGTGGGTGCCCACGTACACGGCGCGGCAGCTCGAGCTCTGGCACCCCTACGTGCGCGGCCACGAGGGCGCCGCCGCGCTCACGTCCCGCCTCCACGAGGTCTGGCTCGACCCGTCCGCGCGGCCCCCGGCCGGCGGAGGGCCGCGCGCCGCCGCGCCACGAACCGCGACGCCGCTCCGCGCGCTGCTCGCGCGCGCGGCCCTCCCCCGATGAGCACCACGCGCGCGCGCCGTGCCTCCACGCCCCGCCCGGGCCGCGCCTCCGCGGTGGGCTCCGCGCTCGCGCGCCTGCTCCGGCGCCTCGGCTGGGCCGCGATCGTCATCGCCGGGGTCACCGCCGTCTCGTTCGGGATAGCGTACCTCCTGCCGGGAGACGCCGCGCGGATGCTCGTCGGGCCGCAGGCCTCGGCGGCGGACCTCGAGCGCGCGCGGGCCATCCACGGGCTGGATCGCCCGGTCCCCGTGCAGTTCGCGCGGTTCGTACGGCGGCTCGTCCACCTAGGCCCCGCGCGGGGCGGCGACGGCAGCGGCGCTGGCCCCGACGCGGGCGCGCGCGCCGATCCGGAGCACCGCAGCTGCGCGGCGGGTCCGCTCGGCCTGCACGTCGACCTCGGGTACAGCTTCCACTACCGCAAGCCGGTCGTGGATCTGCTCGAGGCGAAGGTGCCGCGATCCGTCGAGCTCGCGCTGGCCGCCCTGCTGGTGCAGCTCCTGCTCGGCCTCTCGCTCGGGATCGTCGCGGCGGCCCGCCGCGGGACGGCCTGGGAGGACACGGCGCTCGGCGCCACGCTGCTCGGCGCCAGCGCGCCGACCTTCGTGCTGGGCCCCGCCCTCCAGTACGTGCTCGCCTACAAGCTCCGGCTCTTGCCCTACGACGGGTACGGCGCCACGGCGGCCGATCACCTGCGCTCCCTCGTCCTGCCGGCGCTGACCCTCGGCGTGTTCGGCAGCGCCCTCTACGCGCGCATCGTCCGCGAGGAGCTCCGGACGCTGCTCCGCCAGGACTTCATCCGCACCGCGCGGGCCAAGGGCGCCTCTCGCCTGCGCGCGCTCGTCGTCCATGCGCTGCGCAACGCGCTCTTGCCGCTCGCCACGCTCGCCGCGCTCGATCTCGGGGCGCTGGCGGGCGGCGCGATCGTCACGGAGAAGCTCTTCCGCTGGCCCGGCGTCGGGAGCATGGCGGTCGAGGCGCTCCAGAACCGGGACGGCCCGCTGATCGTGGGGACGGTGCTCTTCTCCGCGGCCACGATCGTGCTCGCCACCGTCGCGCTCGATCTCGCGGCCCTGGCGCTCGATCCCCGGCTCAGGTCGCGGTCGCGCTGAGCGCGGGCCGCACGCTCACTGCATGCCGGCGAGCGCGCGGCACTCGGCGCCGAGCGAGGACTCGGGCGAGGAGAGCTCGGCGCACTTGCGGAACGAGGCCCGCCCACCGCGCCCGGCTGCCTGCTCTGCAGCGCCGCGCAGGTGCCACGCCGCGGCGCTCCCCGGGGAGGCGGCCGTGAGCTGCTGCGCGAGCTGCACCGCCCTGCCGGTCTGCCCCGACTCCAGGGCGCGCATCACGCGCGCCGAGAGCGGCCCGCCTTCCTCGTCCGGCGCGGCTGGCGCGGGCGCGGCCGACGCGGACGCGGGCGGGGCAGCCGTGCGCTCCGGCTCCCGCGCCGGTGCGGCGGCCTGGCTCGCGGTCGCCGCCGCGCTCGGCGGCGCCGCGTGGGCGGCCGGCGCGTGCTCGGAAGGCGCTCCGACCGGCGCGATGGGTTTCGCCCGTGCGCTCGCCGAGGCTGGCGCGGCCGGCTGGCCCGCCGGAATGTCGGCAGGGGTCGTCGTGGAGAGCCCCGCCGCCGAAGCGGCGGCCGGCTCTCCCTCCGGCTCCGGCGCGGCCGGAGCCGCCGCGGTCGCGGCCGCGGAGCGCTGCCCGACCAGCACCTCCTCGGGCGAGGGCGCATGGACCGGCGCCGCTGGCACGGGGCGCCCCGTCTGGCCGACCAGCCACACGCCGGCGGCCCCGAGCGCGAGCGCCGTGACCAGGCCGGCGGCGATCCGCGCGATGCGGGCCCGGCGCTCTTCGTGGTGGGGCCCGAAGAGCGTGGCCTCGACGGCGCCGGCGGTCGTATCGGCGTCCTCGCCCGAGCGATGGTCCTGCGCCGCCATCCCCTCCGGCGCGACGGCCCCGCTGCCGAGGAAGAAGCGCTCGCTCTCGCTGATCGGCCCGGGATCGCCCGGGGGCGCGTCGTCCTGCGCCGCCGCGAGGCTCGCCGCCGGGGCGGCGCCGGCCGGCGCGGCGTTCGGCAGCGGCGGAGGCACTGCGATCGGGCGCGCCTCCGCGGCTTTCGCTTCGACGGGCGGCGGCGCCTGCGCCCGCTCCGCCCCGCGCGGGACGGCGACGGGCGGCGGCGCATCGCTCGGCGGGCGGGGGCGCAGCGTGGGGCTCGTCGAGGCCGCCGCGGCGCGCTCCTCGCCGGCGGGCGGCGCAACGCCTGTCGCCGCCGCTGGCGCGGACGGCGCCGACGCAAGCGCAGTCGGCGCCGCGGGCTCGGGCTGCGCCGCTGCAGGCGCCTCGGGCGCCGCTGCAGGCGCCGCGGGGGGCATAGAGCGAACGCGCTGCTCGGCGGGAGCGGCCGCGGCAACGGGCCTGTCGCTCCTCGTGGAGCGCTGCTTCTGCGCGAAGCTGCGCGGCGTCACGAGCGGTCGCGTGAGCGGGGCCTCATCGCTGCTCGCGAGCGTGGTGTCCTTCTCGAGATCGATCTCCGCGCGCGACCGCGTAACCCGCGCGGCCTCGGCACCCGATGCGGCGTTCCGCGGCGGCTCCGACGGCGCTCGGCCACCCGCCGCACCGGGGTGCGCCACGGCGTTCCGCGGCGGCTCCGACGGCGCTCGGCCACCCGCCGCACCGGGACGCACCACAGCGTTCTGCGGCGGCTCCGACGGCGCGCGGCCACCCGCCGCGCCGGGGCGCGCCACGGCGTTCCGCGGCGGCTCCGACGGCGCGCGGCCCGCTGTCGCACCGGCGCGCGCCGCCGCGGCCGACACGGTGCTCCGCGGCGGCTCCGACGGCGCGCGGCCACCCGCCGCGCCGGAGCGCGCCGTCGCGGCCGACACGGCGCTCCGCGGCGGCTCCGACGGCGCACGCGCCCCCTCCGGCGCGGACCGCGCCACGGCGGCGCTCGCGCTGGCCGCTCGGCCGACCGCCCCTGGCCCGTGCACCGCGCTGCGGGTCGTCACGGGGCGCCCGGGGGCCTCCGCGTCCGGGTCCCCCGCCGGCGAGTGCAGCTCGTGACCGGGCCGGGAGCGCGGGAGCACCGCGGGGGAGACCCGGGTCGAGAGCGGCGCCGGGACCACGGCGGCGTCCTCGAGGTCGTCCGAGCCGGCGTTCCCCGGGCTCCCGTCGGGGTAGTTGGAGCGCCGCGCGCTCGACGGCGACGAGAGCGGCGAGAACTCGTCGTGGAACGCCGTCTCCGGCTCGCTCGGCACCACGTCGTCGGGCGGGAGCGCCGCCGCGGGCACCAGCAGCCCCTCGAAATAGAGCTTCGAGATGGTCGAGAGCGTCGAGAGATCCTCGAACGGGGACGCGTCGACCACCTGCATCAGCGTGCGCTTGCCGTCGAACAGGCGCAGGATCCCGTTCAACTCGTCGGGGATCTCGTTCAGCCGCTCCAGGAGCTCTTCGCTGTCGACCTCGAAGACGGTCGCGAGCGACGGCAGCGCCTCGAGGAGGCGGCCCCACTCGTCGACGCGGCGCATCCCCTCCATGAGGAGGCCCTGCGTCGACGTCTCGATCCCGTCGGGGTTGTCGACCTTGCAGAACTCGACCTCGAACGTCCCCTCGTTCCACAGCAGCGCGCGGTAGACGGCCTCCTCGCCGCAGAGCCGGCCGAGCGTCGCGTCGACGACCTTGCCCTCGCGGAAATAGACCTGCGCCTCGTTGTCCGCGTGCGACAGGTGGACGATCCCGCTCTTCCGGCTCACCTCGAACGTCTGCAGCAGATCCACGACGTTCATGTCGAGGATCGACCCGGAGAACCTCGTCCGCCCCGTCGTCGAGAAGTGGCGCGTCGTGATCCCCTCGCGCGTCCGCCGCGCGAGGAGCAGCGTCACGCGCGCGATGAGCTCGCGCACGAAGATCGGCTTGGTGAGGTAGTCCTCGACGCCGAGCTCCAGCCCGCGGATCTTGTCCTCGATGGACCGCTGGCTCGTGAGGAAGACGACAGGGATCGAGGCCCAGTCGGCGTGCTCCTTCATCTTGCGGACGAGGGCATATCCGTCCACGTTGGGGAGGCGCGTGTCGCTGAGGACGAGGTCCGGCGTGGAGACCTCGAGCTTCGCGAGAGCGTCCGCTCCGTCCTTCGCGGTGGTCACGCTGTAACCGGCCTTTTTCAGGCTGACCTCGAGGACCCGAACGCTGCGCGGATCCGCGTCGACCAGGAGGAGCTGTTGCTTGGCCACTAGAGGTTTCCGCCTCGCGAAGGATGGCGAGCCAGAACGGACGCTGTCAAGCGCTCCGCCCTGAGCGTCGCCGCTGCCGTCGATCGCTTGTCCCGCGGCCGCGGGCCCGGCGCTCGACGTCGTCCATCGTGCACACAGGACGGCGGGGAAGGCCAGGTTTCGTCGCGCGCCGATCGGGCGATCAGCGCTTCCAGGGATCGACGATATCGCCGGTTGCTTGCGGCCTTACCATGGAGGCCGTGGGCGCCGTGGTCGCCGCCGGACGGCCCGTCGCCGCGGTCGGCTTCGCCGGGATCGGGACGGCTGTGCCCTGGGTGCGGGGCGGCTCCTGCGCGAGCGGCGCGGGCGCAGCCGTCGCGGCCGCGGTCGCGACCGCGGGCGGCTCGTCGATCGCCCTGGCAGGCGCTGTCTCCGCCGGGAGGGCGCCGGGAGCGCCGGCGGAGGCAGCCTCGGGCGGCTCCTCGGCCGCCGCCTCGGGCGCCGAGGCGCGCAAGGCGCGGACGCCGAGGGCGATGACGATGGGCACGAGGACCGCCGCGAGCGCGATCGCCACGCGCGCGGCCATCGAGAGCGGCTCGGACGGCTCCGCGGGCGCCTGGACCGGGGCGAGCATCTCCTCGTGCGCGCGCGGCCGTATCGACTCGTGCGCTCGCGGCCGGATCGACTCGTGCGCGCGCGGCCGGATCGACTCGTGGCGAGGCAGCTCGCCCGGGGGCGCGACGGAGACCCCGCGGCCCGGCGGATCGAGGGCGAGCTCGATGGCCTCGACGAGGTCGGCCATCGAGGAGAAGCGCTCCTCGGGGTTCTTGGCGAGGCAGCGCATGACGATCGGGCCGAACGCGCCGAGCGTGGTGGCGTCGGGCATCACCTGCTCGAGCGGCTCGGGCGACATGTACATGTGCTTGGTCAGCACGCCCATGTACGTGTCCGCCTCGAAGGGGACGCGCCCCGCGAAGCACTCGTACATGAGGACCCCGAGCGCATAGATGTCGGCGCGGGCGTCGATGCGCTTCCCCTCCGCCTGCTCCGGGCTCATGTAGTGCGGCGTCCCGAACACCATGCCGATGCGCGTGAGCCGCTTGCCGCCGGTCACCTTCGCCACGCCGAAATCGAGCAGCTTGACGAACTCCTGATCGCCGTTGCGGACGAGGTACACGTTGTCGGGCTTCAGGTCGCGGTGGATGACGCCCGCGGCGTGCGCAGCCCCGAGCGCCGCGGCGCACTGGAGCATGATCTGCCCGACCCTGTCGGCCGGCAGCGTCTTCTCGGTGCGCAGCAGCGACGCGAGGGAGGTCCCGGAGAGGAACTCCATGACGAAGAACGGCAGCTCTGCCTGCCCCGTCTCGACCTCGATCGCGCCGAAGTCGCTCACGGCGACGATGTTGGGGTGGCCGATCGCCGCGGCCGCCTTGGCCTCCTGGATGAAGCGGGCGACGAGCTCGGCGTCCTGCGCGATGTCGTGCCGGAGCACCTTGAGGGCGAAGAGGCGGCCGAGCGACTTGTGGCGCACCTCGTACACCGTCCCCATCCCCCCTTCACCCACGACCGCCTGCACCTCGTAGCGGCCGTCGATGGTGCGCCCGAGCATCGGATCGGCCGACGGGTTCCAGTCGGGCGCGTCGGCGAGCGGGTCGCCGTCGAACGGGCAGAAGCGGGAATCGCCGGAGAAGGTCTGCTTGCAGGTCGGGCAGCGCCGCGCGCGCGGGGTCTGCTTCGCCCTCCCCCGGCGCGCCGGCCCGTCGAAGCGCGCCGGCAGCGGCGGGATCGCCGGGCGCGCGTCGACGGGCGCTCGCAGCGTATCCGCGCGCGGCGGCACGTCGCTGCGGAACGCCGCATCGCTGCGCGGCGGCACGTCGCTGCGGAACGCCGCATCGCTGCGGAACGGCACATCGCTGCGCGGCGGCACGTCGCCGCGCGGCGGCACATCGCTGCGGAACGGCACCTCGCTGCGGAACGGCGCATCGCTGCGCGGCGGCACGTCGCCGCGCGGCGGCACATCGCTGCGGAACGGCACCTCGCTGCGGGGCGGCACATCGCTGCGCAGCGGCGCGTCGCTTCGGGCTGGCGGCACATCGCTGCGCGCCGGAGGCAAATCGCTTCGGGCTGGCGGCACATCGCTGCGCGCCGGAGCCTCGGCAAATGGCTCGTCTCCGTGCAGCCGCGGGATGTCTTCCCGATGGAACAGCTCGGCAGCCTCGGACTCGCCGGCGGTCATCTCGGGCTGAGCATCCCCGGCCATGCGGAGCGTCACTGGCACCCCATCGAGTCTAGCCGAAAGCGCGCTCAGTGGTTCGGATCAGATGGCGCCAGTTTGGCGACCGCCGTGGAGCGCCCCCCCGAGGGTCGCCGCGCGCGGCGGACAGCGCGCCTGGAAGGACTCAGATCTCTTCCAGAATCTTCGCCTTGCGGGCCTGGAACTCCTCGTCGGTGATGAGGCCCTTGCTCTTGAGCTCCCCGAGGCGCTCCAGGCGCTGCTCGATCGACGGCGCTGCGGCGGGGGCAGCCTGCGGCGCGCCCGGATAGCCCTGCGGCGCGCCCGGATAGCCCTGCGGCGCGCCCGGATAGCCCTGCGGCGCGCCCGGGTAACCCTGCGGCGCACCCGGCTGCTGCATGTGCGGCGGCACGAACTGAGGCTGGCCCTGCGCCGCGAGCGCGGGGTTCATCGCCTGCGCCAGGCCGGCGCCGATCGCCACCTGGGCGCCCAGCCCGGCGACGCCGCTGCCGTCGCCGCCCTGCGCCATGCCCTGGCCGGCGCCCATCATGGCCTGGCCGGCGGCGTAGTTCTGCCAGTTGCCCGCCAGCTGCTGCACGTACCGAGCGTCCTGCTGGAACCGCTGGTCGAGCTCGAACTGCTTCGCGCGGGCGGTGTCCTGCGCGACGCCGACGCCGCGGCGCGCATCGCCGCGCGCCTTGTTCGCCTCGCGGAGGAGCTTCTGCTCTTCGGCCGAGAAGTTGATGTTGAAGTTGCCGATCTCGAGGATCTTGCAGCCGATCTCCTCGAGGTTCGGCGCGGACTGCACGATGCGGGCGCCGAGCTCCAGGCTCATGCCGCCGAGGTTGAGCAGGCTCTTCTGCTGCTGCGCGCAGACCTGGCCGATCACGGTCTTCACGCTCATGAAGAACTTGCCCTTGATCCAGCTCAGGACGACATCGTTGTCGCCGCTGCCGCCGCACTGCCCGTGGTACCCGACGACGAACCGCACCGGATCGACCACGACCAGCGAGAACTCACCGAAGATGCGCGGCGTCACGAACTCGAAGAGGACGGGGTCCTCCATCGACTCCAGCGGCCCGCCGAACGGCACGCCGCGGACCGGCTGCGTCTTGACGAAGAAGATCTCGGCGATGAAGACGTCCCCGCCCGTGAACTTGTTGACGAGGTTGTTCAGGAACGGGATGTTCTGGGTCTGGAGGGTGTGGCGCCCTGTGGGCAGGTAACCCATGTACCTGCCGTCCTTGAAGAAGAGGGCACACTCATCGCTGTCGACCGTCAGCTGCGACCAGAAGGGGACGTTCTGATCCGGGTGCTTGTAGACGATGAGATGCTTCGCCGCGTCCGGGCGCGCGATCATCATCTCGCGGACGCCGCTCTTCACGAAATCGAAAATCCCCATGTCGCGCTCCTCTTCGGTGTGCTCGGTGTGCTGGGTGTAACGGACCTGCCGGTCCCCTGCCCCCCGGGACCTCGGGCTTCATTCCGGCAGGCGGCGCGCAGGGCCCGCGCCGTTCATTCTCCGTTGACGATCGCCGCGCCTTTCAGGCACACAGCGGCCTCAGGATAATCCGCAGATCGCAGGGCAGCAATGCCCGCCGGGAGGACCGTATGCCCGTTGCTCCGCTTGCTCTGCCAGCTCTGCTTGCTCTGCTCGAGCCGCTGGGGCCACATGGGGCCGCGCCGGCGAGGGCGCCTCGATGACCGCGCCGATCGACGTCGGCGCCCTCTCGGCGCCCGCGCAGAAGCTGGCGCAGCCGAGCGCGCCGCAGAAGCTCAGGGAGATGGCGGCGCGCGGCATCGCCCCCGGGCTCAAGCCGGGCGAGGTCGTGACGGTGCTCGTGCTGCTCGCCTCGCGCGAGGAGGAGCCGGCCCGCGAGGCCGCGGAGAAGACGCTGGCGGCGCTCCCCGAGCCGCTGCTCCAGGGCGCGCTCGGCGCGGATCTGCAGCCGCCGGTCATCGATCGGCTGGCCCGCGCGTACGCGGACCGCCTCCCGGTCGTCGAGAGGCTCTGCGCGATGCCGGGCATCGCCGCGGAGACGCTCGAGGAGCTCGCGCGGACCGGGGGCGAGGCGGTGACGGAGCTCATCGCCGTCAACGAGGAGCGGCTGCTCAAGAACCCGCGCGTCATCGAGAAGCTCTACCTCAACAAGAACACGCGGATGTCGACCGCAGACCGCCTCGTCGATCTCGCCTCCCGCAACGGGGTCGAGCTCACGGGCATCCCGGCGTGGCGCGAGGTCAGCGTCGCGATCAAGGACGAGCTCATCGCGGAGCCGTCGCCCGAGCCCACGCCGGACGACGTGCTGTTCAGCGAGACGCAGGCGCTCGCGGAGGCCCTCGCGGCGGACGAGCCGGTCGACACCCACGTCGAGGACGAGGAGGGCAAGGAGGAGATCAAGGAGCAGTACGTCCCGCTCTACAAGCGGCTCGCCGACATGACCATGTCGCAGCGGATCCGGCGGGCGATGCTCGGCTCGCGCGAGGAGCGCATGCTGCTCGTGCGCGACTCGAACCGCCTCGTGGCCAGCGCCGCCGTGCGCAGCCCGCAGATGCAGGAGGAGGAGGTCGTCCTCATCAGCCGCAACCGGAACATCTCGGACGAGGTGCTGCGGATCATCTCGACGACGCCCGAGTGGCTGAAGAGCTACACGGTGAAGCGGAACCTCGTGGAGAACCCGAGGACGCCGGTGCTCGTCGCGACCCGGCTGGTCCAGCACCTGCGCGAGTCCGATCTCCGGGGCATCGCGAAGAGCAAGAACGTGACGTCGCCGGTGAAGGACGCCGCGAGGCGGCACCTCGAGCGGCGCAAGAGCTGAACGGGGGACGAGCGATGAGCGACCTGGTCCGCTTCGGCGTGGCGATGGATCGCGCGCTGCTGGCCGACTTCGATCGGCGCATCACCGCGCAGGGCTACGAGAACCGCTCGGAGGCGCTGCGGGATCTGGTCCGCGCCGACCTGACGCGCGCCGCCCTGGACGAGGGGGCCGAGGTGGCGGCCACGCTGACGCTCGTCTACGAGCCCGAGGTGCGCGAGCTCGTGCTGCGGATCTCCGAGCTGGAGGAGCGGCGCGCGGGTCTGGTGGTCTCCAGCCTGCTGGTCCGCCTCGACGCGGACCGGCTGCTCCAGGTGATGGTGCTGAAGGGCCGCGGGCAGGAGCTGTCCGAGCTCGCCGGGCAGCTCGCCGGGGCCAAGGGGGTGCTGTCCTGCGCGCTCACGCCGGCCGCGGCGCTGCCGGGGGCGGCGCGCCGGTAACAGGGGCCGGCGGCCGGCAGCAGGGCCGACGCGGCGGGGCGAAGGCCGTCACTTGCGCAGCTCCACCACCGTACCGGCCCCCTGGTTCGCGCAGCAGACGTCGCCGTCGTCGACCGCGATGGACCTGGAGCCGCTGATTTACGCGTCGTCGCCGGGGCTTTCAGCCACCTTCACCGTGGTCTTGGGCGGGTCGACGATGAACGTCACGAGGCGCTCCTTGGCCTCGAACTCCTGCCGGTAGATCACGGCCGAGCGCTTGTACTTGAAGGGGCCGACGCGCACCCGGTGCCAGAGGCCGCGGCCCTTCACGTACGCCGGCTCGACGTACGCCTTGTGCCCGCGCCGGCGCAGGGCCGCCGCGAAGTTCTCGGCGTCGGTGGGGTCCTTGAACGAGCTCACCTGGAGCTGGTAGCTGCCAGGCCCTCCCCGCTCGGTCTCGGGCCCCTCCTCGCGCGACACGTGGCGGGCCATCGCCGTGAGCGTGTCGTTCGGGGCGACCTCGCCCCCGGAGGGCCCGAGCACGTG is a genomic window of Sorangium aterium containing:
- a CDS encoding ABC transporter permease, whose product is MSTTRARRASTPRPGRASAVGSALARLLRRLGWAAIVIAGVTAVSFGIAYLLPGDAARMLVGPQASAADLERARAIHGLDRPVPVQFARFVRRLVHLGPARGGDGSGAGPDAGARADPEHRSCAAGPLGLHVDLGYSFHYRKPVVDLLEAKVPRSVELALAALLVQLLLGLSLGIVAAARRGTAWEDTALGATLLGASAPTFVLGPALQYVLAYKLRLLPYDGYGATAADHLRSLVLPALTLGVFGSALYARIVREELRTLLRQDFIRTARAKGASRLRALVVHALRNALLPLATLAALDLGALAGGAIVTEKLFRWPGVGSMAVEALQNRDGPLIVGTVLFSAATIVLATVALDLAALALDPRLRSRSR
- a CDS encoding response regulator, which gives rise to MAKQQLLLVDADPRSVRVLEVSLKKAGYSVTTAKDGADALAKLEVSTPDLVLSDTRLPNVDGYALVRKMKEHADWASIPVVFLTSQRSIEDKIRGLELGVEDYLTKPIFVRELIARVTLLLARRTREGITTRHFSTTGRTRFSGSILDMNVVDLLQTFEVSRKSGIVHLSHADNEAQVYFREGKVVDATLGRLCGEEAVYRALLWNEGTFEVEFCKVDNPDGIETSTQGLLMEGMRRVDEWGRLLEALPSLATVFEVDSEELLERLNEIPDELNGILRLFDGKRTLMQVVDASPFEDLSTLSTISKLYFEGLLVPAAALPPDDVVPSEPETAFHDEFSPLSSPSSARRSNYPDGSPGNAGSDDLEDAAVVPAPLSTRVSPAVLPRSRPGHELHSPAGDPDAEAPGRPVTTRSAVHGPGAVGRAASASAAVARSAPEGARAPSEPPRSAVSAATARSGAAGGRAPSEPPRSTVSAAAARAGATAGRAPSEPPRNAVARPGAAGGRAPSEPPQNAVVRPGAAGGRAPSEPPRNAVAHPGAAGGRAPSEPPRNAASGAEAARVTRSRAEIDLEKDTTLASSDEAPLTRPLVTPRSFAQKQRSTRSDRPVAAAAPAEQRVRSMPPAAPAAAPEAPAAAQPEPAAPTALASAPSAPAAATGVAPPAGEERAAAASTSPTLRPRPPSDAPPPVAVPRGAERAQAPPPVEAKAAEARPIAVPPPLPNAAPAGAAPAASLAAAQDDAPPGDPGPISESERFFLGSGAVAPEGMAAQDHRSGEDADTTAGAVEATLFGPHHEERRARIARIAAGLVTALALGAAGVWLVGQTGRPVPAAPVHAPSPEEVLVGQRSAAATAAAPAAPEPEGEPAAASAAGLSTTTPADIPAGQPAAPASASARAKPIAPVGAPSEHAPAAHAAPPSAAATASQAAAPAREPERTAAPPASASAAPAPAAPDEEGGPLSARVMRALESGQTGRAVQLAQQLTAASPGSAAAWHLRGAAEQAAGRGGRASFRKCAELSSPESSLGAECRALAGMQ
- a CDS encoding serine/threonine protein kinase, whose product is MAGDAQPEMTAGESEAAELFHREDIPRLHGDEPFAEAPARSDVPPARSDLPPARSDVPPARSDAPLRSDVPPRSEVPFRSDVPPRGDVPPRSDAPFRSEVPFRSDVPPRGDVPPRSDVPFRSDAAFRSDVPPRSDAAFRSDVPPRADTLRAPVDARPAIPPLPARFDGPARRGRAKQTPRARRCPTCKQTFSGDSRFCPFDGDPLADAPDWNPSADPMLGRTIDGRYEVQAVVGEGGMGTVYEVRHKSLGRLFALKVLRHDIAQDAELVARFIQEAKAAAAIGHPNIVAVSDFGAIEVETGQAELPFFVMEFLSGTSLASLLRTEKTLPADRVGQIMLQCAAALGAAHAAGVIHRDLKPDNVYLVRNGDQEFVKLLDFGVAKVTGGKRLTRIGMVFGTPHYMSPEQAEGKRIDARADIYALGVLMYECFAGRVPFEADTYMGVLTKHMYMSPEPLEQVMPDATTLGAFGPIVMRCLAKNPEERFSSMADLVEAIELALDPPGRGVSVAPPGELPRHESIRPRAHESIRPRAHESIRPRAHEEMLAPVQAPAEPSEPLSMAARVAIALAAVLVPIVIALGVRALRASAPEAAAEEPPEAASAGAPGALPAETAPARAIDEPPAVATAAATAAPAPLAQEPPRTQGTAVPIPAKPTAATGRPAATTAPTASMVRPQATGDIVDPWKR
- a CDS encoding SPFH domain-containing protein, with the translated sequence MGIFDFVKSGVREMMIARPDAAKHLIVYKHPDQNVPFWSQLTVDSDECALFFKDGRYMGYLPTGRHTLQTQNIPFLNNLVNKFTGGDVFIAEIFFVKTQPVRGVPFGGPLESMEDPVLFEFVTPRIFGEFSLVVVDPVRFVVGYHGQCGGSGDNDVVLSWIKGKFFMSVKTVIGQVCAQQQKSLLNLGGMSLELGARIVQSAPNLEEIGCKILEIGNFNINFSAEEQKLLREANKARGDARRGVGVAQDTARAKQFELDQRFQQDARYVQQLAGNWQNYAAGQAMMGAGQGMAQGGDGSGVAGLGAQVAIGAGLAQAMNPALAAQGQPQFVPPHMQQPGAPQGYPGAPQGYPGAPQGYPGAPQGYPGAPQAAPAAAPSIEQRLERLGELKSKGLITDEEFQARKAKILEEI
- the nikR gene encoding nickel-responsive transcriptional regulator NikR; protein product: MSDLVRFGVAMDRALLADFDRRITAQGYENRSEALRDLVRADLTRAALDEGAEVAATLTLVYEPEVRELVLRISELEERRAGLVVSSLLVRLDADRLLQVMVLKGRGQELSELAGQLAGAKGVLSCALTPAAALPGAARR